One window of Marinobacterium aestuarii genomic DNA carries:
- the thrS gene encoding threonine--tRNA ligase, with protein MPVITLPDASQRSFETAVSVHDVAASIGAGLAKAALAGKVNGTLVDTSYLISEDAQLAIITARDEEGVEIIRHSCAHLMAMAVQQLYPGAQVTIGPVIDNGFYYDFAYERPFTPDDLVLIEKRMQQLSKENLAVSRSLMGREDAVAMFEKMGEQYKVQIIEAIPGDEDLSFYGHGDFIDLCRGPHVPATGHIKAFKLMKVAGAFWRGDSNNEMLQRIYGTAWGDKKDLKEYLHRLEEAEKRDHRKLGKQLDLFHLQEEAPGMVFWHPPGWILYQEIEQYMRAKQRKHGYQEIKTPQVVERSLWEKSGHWDKFSEQMFTTHSEHRDFAIKPMNCPCHVQVFNQGLRSYREMPLRLAEFGACHRNEPSGALHGIMRVRGFVQDDAHIFCAEADIQSEVASFIDFLHEVYADFGFTEVIYKLSTRPEKRVGSDASWDKAEQSLAEALDAAGLKWDLLPGEGAFYGPKIEFSLKDCLGRVWQCGTIQVDFSMPGRLGAQFVNETGERETPVMLHRAILGSFERFIGILIENYAGALPVWLAPQQVAVLNITDKQAEYSKKVAQLLEDKGFRAQADLRNEKIGFKIRERTLQKVPYLLVVGDKEVESGSLAVRTRSGEDLGTLSIEEFVTLLSQDVARKGRQH; from the coding sequence ATGCCTGTTATTACACTCCCGGATGCCAGCCAGCGCAGCTTTGAAACTGCGGTTAGCGTACATGACGTTGCGGCGTCTATCGGTGCTGGTCTTGCGAAGGCCGCACTTGCCGGCAAGGTGAACGGTACTCTGGTGGATACCAGCTACCTGATCAGCGAAGATGCACAGTTGGCAATCATCACGGCACGCGACGAAGAAGGCGTGGAGATTATCCGCCATTCCTGCGCGCACCTGATGGCCATGGCGGTGCAGCAGCTGTACCCGGGTGCCCAGGTGACCATTGGTCCTGTGATCGACAACGGTTTTTATTACGACTTTGCCTACGAACGGCCCTTTACGCCGGACGATCTGGTGCTGATCGAAAAACGCATGCAGCAGCTGTCCAAGGAGAACCTGGCGGTAAGTCGTTCTCTGATGGGACGTGAAGACGCCGTCGCCATGTTTGAAAAAATGGGCGAGCAGTACAAGGTGCAGATTATCGAAGCCATTCCCGGCGACGAAGATCTGTCGTTTTACGGTCATGGCGACTTTATCGACTTGTGCCGTGGTCCGCACGTACCGGCGACCGGCCATATCAAGGCATTCAAGCTGATGAAAGTCGCCGGTGCCTTCTGGCGTGGTGATTCGAACAACGAAATGCTGCAGCGCATTTACGGTACGGCCTGGGGTGACAAGAAAGACCTCAAGGAGTACCTGCACCGCCTCGAAGAAGCGGAAAAGCGCGATCACCGCAAACTCGGCAAACAGCTGGATCTGTTCCATCTGCAGGAAGAAGCGCCGGGCATGGTGTTCTGGCATCCGCCGGGCTGGATTCTGTATCAGGAAATCGAGCAGTACATGCGCGCCAAGCAGCGCAAGCATGGCTACCAGGAAATCAAGACACCGCAGGTGGTGGAGCGCTCCCTGTGGGAGAAATCCGGTCACTGGGACAAGTTCTCCGAGCAGATGTTTACCACGCACTCGGAGCACCGCGACTTTGCCATCAAGCCGATGAACTGCCCCTGCCATGTGCAGGTGTTCAATCAGGGTTTGCGTTCGTACCGCGAAATGCCGCTGCGTCTGGCCGAGTTCGGTGCCTGTCACCGCAATGAGCCCTCGGGCGCGCTGCACGGCATCATGCGTGTGCGTGGCTTTGTGCAGGACGATGCGCACATCTTCTGCGCCGAGGCGGACATCCAGAGCGAAGTGGCGAGCTTTATCGACTTCCTGCACGAAGTCTACGCCGACTTTGGCTTTACCGAGGTTATTTACAAGCTGTCGACCCGGCCTGAAAAGCGTGTTGGTTCCGATGCGAGCTGGGACAAGGCGGAGCAATCCCTGGCCGAGGCGCTGGATGCCGCAGGCCTGAAATGGGACCTGTTGCCGGGTGAGGGTGCCTTCTACGGACCCAAGATTGAATTTTCTTTGAAAGATTGTCTCGGTCGCGTCTGGCAGTGCGGTACTATACAGGTCGATTTCTCGATGCCGGGCCGTTTGGGTGCCCAGTTCGTGAATGAAACAGGTGAACGTGAGACACCGGTCATGCTACACCGTGCTATCCTCGGCTCGTTCGAGCGATTTATCGGCATACTGATCGAAAACTATGCCGGCGCATTGCCGGTCTGGTTGGCACCACAGCAGGTTGCGGTACTCAACATTACCGACAAACAGGCTGAATATAGTAAAAAAGTGGCGCAACTTCTTGAAGATAAGGGCTTCCGAGCACAAGCGGACTTGAGAAACGAGAAGATCGGCTTTAAAATCCGCGAGCGCACATTGCAGAAGGTTCCATATCTTCTGGTAGTGGGCGATAAGGAAGTAGAATCAGGTTCCCTGGCAGTGCGAACTCGCTCGGGCGAGGACCTGGGTACCTTGTCAATCGAAGAGTTCGTAACCCTCCTGTCACAAGACGTGGCTCGGAAGGGACGCCAGCATTAA
- a CDS encoding TauD/TfdA family dioxygenase, translated as MTTAAVEGPESSDTIGIQDHYLDEQVLHITWSDGKRSKYHYLWLRDNCSSAFHAITEERTFDLLSVSDDIRPTAVSIDGDKLHIDWSEGDHRSSYSFDWLRKYAYSVDFAQDRSGRVESWDKRFVDVIPQGEHEAIMHSDAALLTWMEDLARYGLALVRNMPATNEAVVETAERIGYLRRTNFGLTFDVRSVPKPSNQAYTADALPLHTDLPNHETPPGYQFLHCLNNESSGGESIFVDGFRVLEDIRVNAPEAFELLANQQIPFRFHDDDYDIREHRPVISLNYLGEVTELKYNAHLADIFDLPEDVMHEYYLAYRLLMRQLRDPRYMIQLRLGGGDMVVFDNRRVLHGRRQFDPSTGLRHLRGTYVDRTEFRSRLRVLRRTQGQGN; from the coding sequence ATGACAACAGCAGCAGTGGAAGGACCGGAATCCTCTGACACCATCGGTATTCAGGACCATTACCTGGACGAACAGGTATTGCATATCACCTGGTCCGACGGCAAACGCTCCAAGTACCATTACCTGTGGTTGCGCGACAACTGCTCCAGTGCCTTTCACGCCATTACCGAAGAGCGCACATTCGACCTGCTGAGTGTCAGCGATGATATAAGGCCCACCGCGGTCAGCATCGACGGTGACAAGCTGCATATCGACTGGTCCGAAGGCGACCATCGCAGCAGCTACAGTTTCGACTGGCTGCGCAAGTACGCCTACTCGGTGGATTTCGCGCAGGACCGCTCCGGCCGCGTCGAGAGCTGGGACAAGCGCTTTGTCGACGTTATCCCCCAGGGTGAGCATGAAGCCATCATGCACAGCGACGCCGCATTACTGACATGGATGGAAGACCTGGCCCGCTACGGCCTGGCGCTGGTGCGCAATATGCCGGCGACGAACGAAGCCGTGGTCGAGACTGCCGAACGCATTGGCTACCTCAGGCGCACCAATTTCGGCCTCACCTTCGACGTCCGCTCAGTGCCCAAACCCAGCAACCAGGCCTACACCGCCGACGCGCTGCCACTGCACACAGACCTGCCCAACCACGAGACACCGCCGGGCTACCAGTTTCTGCATTGCCTGAACAACGAGAGCAGCGGAGGCGAATCCATCTTCGTCGATGGCTTCCGTGTGCTTGAGGACATTCGTGTAAACGCGCCTGAGGCCTTCGAACTGCTGGCAAACCAGCAGATCCCCTTCCGTTTTCATGATGATGACTACGATATCCGCGAGCACAGACCCGTCATCAGCCTGAACTACCTGGGTGAAGTAACCGAGCTCAAGTACAACGCGCACCTGGCGGACATCTTCGATCTGCCCGAAGACGTAATGCACGAGTACTACCTGGCCTACCGCCTGCTCATGCGCCAGCTGCGCGATCCCCGCTACATGATCCAGCTGCGCCTCGGTGGAGGTGACATGGTCGTATTCGACAACCGCCGCGTATTGCACGGCCGCCGCCAGTTCGACCCCAGTACCGGCCTGCGCCACCTGCGCGGCACCTACGTCGACCGCACCGAGTTCAGAAGCCGCCTGCGCGTACTGCGACGTACCCAGGGACAGGGGAACTGA
- the betB gene encoding betaine-aldehyde dehydrogenase, translating to MPSLTEQKSYVDGRYIDDVDAERFETRNPATGELICTVQQASESVLELAIESARQGQTDWAALKGSERGRILKRAADILRSRNDELARLEVMDTGKPIQEALAVDIHSGADAIEYYAGVAPSLHGDHYDLGGSFAFTRREPLGLCAGIGAWNYPIQIASWKSAPALACGNAMIYKPSEMTPLTALKLAEIYTEAGVPPGVFNVVQGDARVGQWLTSHRSISKVSLTGDVATGRKVMAAAAATLKHVTLELGGKSPLIIFADADLDDAVSAALMANFYTQGEICSNGTRVFVARSIEQDFLERLVARTRKMVIGDPMSPNTHVGALISEAHMHKVLGHIENGKNAGAELLLGGRRHMANGCDRGYFVEPTIFARCRDDMSIVQQEIFGPVMSVLAFDGEQEVIARANDTEYGLAAGVFTRDLQRAHRVVAQLKAGTCWINNYNITPIEMPFGGYKQSGLGRENSLAAIEHYTQLKSVYVEMGRVEAPY from the coding sequence ATGCCAAGCCTCACCGAACAGAAGAGCTACGTCGACGGCCGTTATATCGACGACGTCGATGCCGAGCGATTCGAAACCCGTAACCCGGCAACCGGCGAGCTTATCTGCACCGTGCAGCAGGCCAGCGAGAGCGTGCTCGAACTCGCCATCGAGAGTGCCCGGCAGGGGCAAACGGACTGGGCCGCGCTCAAGGGCAGTGAACGGGGCCGCATTCTCAAGCGCGCAGCCGATATCCTGCGCAGCCGCAATGACGAACTGGCACGACTCGAAGTCATGGACACGGGCAAGCCCATCCAGGAAGCACTGGCGGTGGATATCCATAGCGGGGCCGATGCCATCGAGTACTACGCCGGCGTCGCACCCAGCCTGCACGGTGATCATTACGACCTCGGCGGCTCCTTCGCGTTCACACGCAGGGAGCCCCTGGGGCTCTGCGCTGGCATAGGCGCCTGGAACTATCCCATCCAGATCGCCAGCTGGAAATCAGCCCCAGCCCTGGCCTGCGGCAACGCCATGATCTACAAACCGTCGGAAATGACGCCGCTGACGGCCCTGAAACTGGCGGAAATCTACACCGAAGCCGGTGTCCCGCCCGGTGTTTTCAATGTCGTGCAGGGGGATGCCCGCGTCGGCCAATGGCTGACAAGCCACCGGAGCATCAGCAAGGTATCGCTGACCGGTGATGTCGCAACCGGACGCAAGGTGATGGCCGCCGCCGCTGCAACGCTCAAACATGTCACTTTGGAGCTCGGCGGCAAGTCACCGCTGATCATTTTTGCCGATGCAGATCTCGACGACGCCGTGTCCGCCGCACTGATGGCCAACTTCTACACCCAGGGCGAAATTTGCAGCAATGGCACCCGGGTGTTCGTCGCGCGCAGCATAGAGCAGGATTTTCTGGAACGCCTGGTCGCCCGCACCCGCAAGATGGTCATTGGCGACCCGATGAGCCCGAACACCCATGTCGGCGCCCTGATATCCGAAGCCCACATGCACAAGGTGCTCGGTCATATAGAAAACGGCAAAAATGCCGGCGCCGAACTGCTCCTGGGCGGCCGTCGCCATATGGCAAACGGCTGTGACCGGGGCTATTTCGTCGAACCAACCATCTTCGCCCGGTGCCGCGACGACATGAGCATAGTGCAGCAGGAGATATTCGGCCCGGTGATGTCCGTGCTCGCCTTTGATGGCGAACAGGAAGTCATCGCACGGGCCAACGATACCGAATACGGCCTGGCAGCCGGCGTCTTTACCCGCGACCTGCAGCGCGCCCACCGTGTTGTGGCCCAACTCAAGGCCGGCACCTGCTGGATTAACAATTACAACATCACGCCGATTGAAATGCCCTTTGGCGGCTACAAGCAATCGGGGCTTGGCCGGGAAAACAGCCTGGCGGCCATAGAGCACTACACTCAGCTAAAGAGTGTTTACGTCGAGATGGGCAGGGTCGAGGCGCCCTACTGA
- the rpmI gene encoding 50S ribosomal protein L35 — translation MPKIKSNRGAAKRFKKTANGFKHKQSFRSHILTKKSTKRKRQLRPMLQVHAADKALVKRMLPYI, via the coding sequence ATGCCTAAGATCAAGTCAAACCGTGGCGCTGCCAAGCGCTTCAAGAAAACTGCCAATGGCTTCAAGCACAAGCAGTCCTTCAGAAGTCACATTCTGACCAAGAAAAGCACCAAGCGTAAGCGTCAGCTGCGTCCGATGCTGCAGGTTCATGCAGCGGACAAGGCACTCGTTAAGCGTATGCTGCCGTACATCTAA
- the infC gene encoding translation initiation factor IF-3: MRRDNRRGEKRPAINDNIRANECRLIGPDGSQIGIVTIKEALEAAQEAGLDLVQIADSDPIVCKVMDYGKHQYEAKKQQNLAKKKQVQMQVKEVKFRPGTEEGDYQVKLRNLVRFLEAGDKAKVTLRFRGREMAHQELGMQLMLRVEKDLEELGVVEQRPKMEGRQMTMVIAPKKKK, from the coding sequence ATCAGGCGCGATAATAGACGCGGCGAGAAACGCCCAGCGATCAACGACAATATTCGAGCTAACGAGTGTCGGCTGATTGGCCCAGACGGTAGCCAGATTGGAATAGTAACGATTAAGGAAGCTCTTGAGGCAGCTCAGGAAGCGGGCCTTGACCTTGTACAGATCGCGGACTCCGATCCCATCGTTTGTAAGGTGATGGATTACGGCAAGCATCAGTACGAAGCTAAAAAGCAGCAGAACCTGGCCAAGAAAAAGCAGGTTCAGATGCAGGTCAAGGAAGTGAAATTCCGTCCTGGGACGGAAGAGGGGGATTACCAGGTAAAACTGCGCAACCTGGTACGTTTCCTAGAAGCCGGAGACAAGGCGAAAGTGACCTTGAGATTTCGTGGTCGCGAGATGGCCCATCAGGAACTGGGCATGCAGCTGATGTTACGGGTCGAAAAAGACCTGGAAGAGCTGGGTGTCGTTGAACAGCGTCCTAAGATGGAAGGCCGTCAGATGACCATGGTCATTGCTCCGAAGAAGAAAAAGTAG
- the pheT gene encoding phenylalanine--tRNA ligase subunit beta gives MKFSEQWLRELVNPAIDTDTLVAQITMAGLEVDDVVPVAGAFSGVIVGEILSAEPHPNADKLQVCVVSDGHEQIQVVCGAPNARAGLKTSFAKVGAVLPGDFKIKKAKLRQVESFGMLCAEDELGLSQDHGGIMELAADAPVGHCLRDYLGLNDKIIDVDLTPNRGDCLSITGLAREVGVLNKVAVKFVEPAPVESVIKDAFAVVLEARAACPRYVGRVIRRINPQAVTPLWMVEKLRRAGIRSIDPVVDVTNYVLQELGQPMHAFDLAKLSGSILVREAQDGEKLTLLDGQDIELKAGTLLITDEKGPLAMAGIMGGQSSSVTSETRDIFLESAFFAPLAIAGRARSYGLHTDSSHRFERGVDWRLQRKAIERATELLLEIVGGEPGPVTEVKSEENLPEVARIRLRHARVNQLLAFDMPAAEIEEILSRLGLQLSAGDAGVWDVSVPSYRFDIEIEVDLIEELARVYGYNNLPVKTPMAALPIKPIVESRVETRTMRRTLVALGYQEAITYSFIEAGLQKQFDDQYDAIALANPISAEMAVMRTSLWPGLAKALQYNQNRQQDRVRLFESGQRFLPQGGELVQENVIAGVIAGSREPEGWTGKAQKVDFYDLKGHVESLLALGGAAQQYSFASASHVALHPGQSAAILRAGKVVGYMGALHPSLIKALDLDGPVYLFELKLETLANGRLPRFSELSKFPESRRDLALIVDEKTAFDALRTVALKEGGDFLKEVTLFDVYQGQGIEAGRKSLAIGLTWQHPSRTLNDEEINGTIQAVVGALKSGFGATLRE, from the coding sequence ATGAAATTCAGTGAACAGTGGTTGCGTGAACTGGTTAACCCGGCGATCGACACCGACACCCTGGTGGCGCAGATCACCATGGCGGGGCTTGAAGTTGACGACGTAGTGCCGGTTGCCGGCGCTTTCTCCGGTGTGATTGTGGGCGAAATCCTTAGCGCCGAGCCCCATCCCAACGCCGACAAGCTGCAAGTGTGCGTCGTGTCCGACGGTCACGAGCAGATTCAGGTTGTGTGCGGTGCACCGAACGCCCGTGCCGGCCTGAAAACCTCCTTCGCCAAGGTCGGTGCCGTTCTGCCCGGCGACTTCAAGATCAAGAAGGCCAAACTGCGCCAGGTCGAGTCCTTCGGCATGCTGTGCGCCGAAGACGAGCTGGGTCTGTCGCAGGATCACGGTGGCATCATGGAGCTGGCAGCCGATGCGCCTGTGGGCCACTGTCTGCGTGACTACCTGGGTCTGAACGACAAGATTATCGATGTCGACCTGACCCCCAACCGCGGCGACTGCCTGAGCATCACCGGCCTGGCCCGTGAAGTCGGCGTACTGAACAAGGTGGCGGTGAAGTTCGTTGAGCCCGCCCCGGTTGAATCCGTCATCAAGGATGCGTTCGCCGTTGTGCTGGAAGCCAGGGCTGCCTGCCCGCGCTACGTGGGGCGTGTGATCCGTCGCATCAACCCGCAGGCCGTAACACCGCTGTGGATGGTCGAGAAGCTGCGTCGCGCCGGTATCCGCTCCATAGACCCGGTGGTGGATGTCACCAACTATGTGTTGCAGGAACTCGGCCAGCCGATGCATGCCTTCGATCTGGCCAAGCTCAGCGGCAGCATTCTGGTGCGCGAAGCCCAGGACGGCGAAAAGCTGACTCTGCTGGATGGCCAGGATATAGAGCTCAAGGCCGGCACCCTGCTGATTACCGACGAGAAAGGCCCGCTGGCCATGGCCGGTATCATGGGTGGCCAGAGCAGCAGCGTGACCTCTGAAACCCGCGATATCTTCCTTGAGAGCGCCTTCTTTGCGCCCCTGGCTATCGCTGGCCGTGCGCGCTCCTACGGCCTGCACACCGACTCCTCACACCGCTTCGAGCGCGGTGTCGACTGGCGCCTGCAGCGCAAGGCGATCGAACGCGCCACTGAGCTGCTGCTGGAAATCGTCGGCGGTGAGCCGGGCCCGGTTACCGAAGTCAAAAGCGAAGAGAACCTGCCTGAAGTCGCCCGTATTCGCCTGCGTCACGCGCGGGTCAATCAGCTGCTGGCATTCGACATGCCCGCCGCCGAGATCGAAGAAATTCTTAGCCGTCTGGGGCTGCAGCTGAGCGCGGGCGACGCCGGCGTCTGGGATGTATCTGTGCCCTCGTACCGCTTTGATATCGAGATCGAAGTTGATCTGATTGAAGAGCTGGCCCGGGTCTACGGTTACAACAACCTGCCGGTGAAAACGCCGATGGCGGCGCTGCCGATCAAGCCGATTGTCGAGTCCCGCGTTGAAACCCGCACAATGCGCCGTACCCTGGTCGCGCTGGGTTATCAGGAAGCGATCACCTACAGCTTCATCGAAGCCGGGCTGCAAAAGCAGTTTGACGACCAGTACGATGCCATTGCTCTGGCCAACCCGATTTCGGCTGAAATGGCGGTCATGCGCACCAGCCTGTGGCCGGGCCTGGCCAAGGCGCTGCAGTACAACCAGAACCGTCAGCAGGATCGCGTACGTCTGTTCGAGAGTGGCCAGCGCTTCCTGCCCCAGGGCGGCGAGCTGGTACAGGAAAACGTGATTGCCGGTGTGATTGCCGGTAGCCGCGAACCCGAAGGCTGGACCGGCAAGGCGCAGAAGGTCGACTTCTATGACCTCAAGGGCCATGTCGAATCCCTGCTGGCCCTCGGTGGCGCCGCGCAGCAATACAGCTTCGCGTCTGCCAGTCATGTGGCGCTGCATCCGGGGCAGAGCGCAGCGATCCTGCGTGCTGGCAAGGTTGTGGGCTACATGGGTGCGCTGCACCCCAGCCTGATCAAGGCGCTGGACCTGGACGGCCCTGTCTACCTGTTCGAGCTCAAGCTTGAAACACTGGCTAACGGCCGCCTGCCGCGTTTCAGTGAGCTGTCGAAGTTTCCTGAGTCGCGACGCGACCTGGCGCTGATCGTGGATGAGAAAACCGCCTTTGATGCACTGCGCACCGTGGCACTGAAAGAGGGCGGTGACTTCCTTAAAGAGGTCACCCTGTTCGACGTTTATCAGGGCCAAGGCATTGAAGCAGGACGAAAAAGTCTGGCCATCGGCTTGACCTGGCAGCATCCATCACGCACTCTTAATGACGAAGAGATCAACGGAACTATCCAGGCTGTAGTCGGCGCGCTCAAATCCGGGTTCGGCGCGACATTGCGAGAGTAA
- the rplT gene encoding 50S ribosomal protein L20, translating into MARVKRGVQARRRHKKILKQAKGYYGARSRVFRVAKQAVIKAGQYAYRDRRQRKRQFRALWIARINAAARINGVSYSRLIAGLKKASIEIDRKVLADLAVHEQGAFTAIVEKAKAALA; encoded by the coding sequence ATGGCTCGTGTAAAACGTGGTGTGCAAGCACGTCGTCGTCACAAGAAGATATTGAAGCAGGCAAAGGGTTACTACGGAGCGCGTAGCCGTGTATTCCGTGTTGCCAAACAGGCCGTCATCAAGGCAGGTCAGTACGCGTACCGCGACCGTCGTCAACGTAAGCGTCAGTTCCGCGCTCTGTGGATTGCCCGTATCAATGCGGCAGCCCGCATCAACGGCGTATCTTACAGCCGTCTGATCGCCGGTCTGAAAAAAGCTAGCATCGAAATCGACCGTAAGGTCCTGGCTGATCTGGCTGTACACGAGCAGGGCGCGTTTACTGCTATCGTCGAAAAAGCGAAAGCTGCTCTGGCGTAA
- a CDS encoding MerR family transcriptional regulator gives MPTAGPSNPRLEPIPNKRYFTIGEVAKLCDLKTHVLRYWEQEFDQISPVKRSNRRYYQRQDVLVIRQIRSLLHEQGYTISGARQWLSGEQAGDDAARYKQLVRQTITELEELLGTLKSF, from the coding sequence ATGCCGACAGCCGGGCCGAGTAACCCCCGGCTGGAGCCCATTCCCAACAAACGTTATTTCACCATCGGCGAGGTAGCAAAACTCTGCGACCTCAAGACCCATGTCTTGCGTTACTGGGAACAGGAATTCGACCAGATCAGCCCGGTCAAGCGCAGCAACCGCCGCTACTACCAGCGCCAGGATGTACTGGTGATCCGCCAGATACGCAGCCTGCTGCACGAACAGGGCTACACCATCAGTGGTGCCCGTCAGTGGCTTTCCGGTGAGCAGGCAGGGGATGACGCCGCCCGCTACAAGCAGCTGGTGCGCCAGACCATTACCGAACTTGAAGAACTGCTCGGTACCTTGAAAAGTTTTTAA
- the pheS gene encoding phenylalanine--tRNA ligase subunit alpha yields the protein MENIEPLLAQGIAAVEQAASTQDLDQVRVQYLGKKGHLTQLLKGLGQLSAEERPQAGALINEAKQALQDVLNARKDSLEGAALNAKLAAETIDVTLPGRGQELGGLHPVTKTLERIEAFFANIGYSVAEGPEIEDDYHNFEALNIPAHHPARAMHDTFYFDAHTLLRTHTSPVQIRTLEEQKPPVRIICPGRVYRCDYDQTHSPMFHQVEGLLVDKNISFADLKGTLEQFLREFFEEDVKVRFRPSYFPFTEPSIEVDIDRGDGKWLEVLGCGMVHPKVFASVGIDPEEYTGFAFGMGVERLAMLRYGVNDLRLFFENDLRFLGQFN from the coding sequence ATGGAAAACATTGAGCCCCTGTTGGCACAGGGCATTGCTGCTGTAGAGCAGGCAGCGAGTACTCAGGATCTGGATCAGGTCCGTGTTCAGTATCTCGGTAAGAAAGGTCATCTTACTCAGCTGCTGAAAGGGCTGGGGCAGTTGTCCGCAGAGGAACGTCCGCAGGCGGGCGCACTCATTAACGAAGCCAAGCAGGCGTTGCAGGATGTTCTGAACGCACGTAAGGACTCGCTCGAAGGCGCGGCGCTGAATGCCAAGCTGGCGGCTGAAACCATAGACGTGACCCTGCCCGGTCGCGGTCAGGAACTTGGCGGGCTGCACCCGGTCACCAAGACCCTGGAACGGATTGAAGCTTTCTTTGCCAATATCGGTTACAGCGTAGCCGAAGGGCCTGAAATCGAAGATGACTATCACAACTTCGAGGCGCTCAACATTCCGGCGCATCACCCCGCGCGGGCGATGCACGACACCTTTTATTTCGACGCTCACACCCTGCTGCGCACCCATACGTCGCCGGTGCAGATTCGTACTCTGGAAGAGCAGAAGCCGCCGGTGCGCATCATCTGCCCTGGGCGCGTTTATCGCTGCGATTACGACCAGACGCATTCGCCGATGTTTCATCAGGTTGAAGGCCTGCTGGTCGACAAGAACATCAGCTTTGCTGACCTCAAGGGCACGCTGGAGCAGTTCCTGCGCGAATTCTTCGAAGAAGACGTCAAGGTGCGTTTCCGCCCGTCCTACTTCCCCTTCACCGAGCCCTCGATCGAAGTTGATATCGATCGCGGTGACGGCAAGTGGCTCGAAGTACTCGGTTGCGGCATGGTGCACCCCAAGGTATTCGCATCCGTGGGTATAGATCCGGAAGAATACACCGGCTTTGCCTTTGGCATGGGCGTTGAGCGCCTGGCCATGCTGCGCTATGGCGTGAATGACCTGCGCCTTTTCTTCGAAAACGATCTGCGTTTCCTCGGCCAGTTCAACTAG